The DNA region ACATCCGGTATCGGGCATCCCTGAAAGCCGGTGCTGCATTTTTTGAAAATTACGGTATTGCCTTTCAGCTGGCCCATCCGGAGGATCTCTCCCATGAGAATCAGCTACGCCGGGATGCTGCTGTACGCTGTCATGGACTACGCCTGGAATACATCAGCACCAGCCCAAACTGTGAGGCAAAGGGAGTAGGCGCAGATGCGGTTCGCTACCATTATTTCACCGGTAATGATCCAGGCCATTTTGCAACCGATGCCCAGGCTCATGCACAGATTGTCTACCCAGATATCTGGCCCGGCGTGCATTTACTCTGGGAGGAATGGGCGGGACATATGCGCTACACCTATACCTGCCAGCGTGTGTCAGATGCTGCTTCCATTGGGTTTCGATACATGGGCGCTGATTCTGTCAGGATTGACTCTGATGGGTCGCTTCGCATTTTCACTTCAGTGCGCACCCTGACTGAAACACCTCCTGTAGCCTGGATAGTACCTACTGGTCAGGAGAATGAAAAGATCCCTGTTAAGATTGGGTTTTGCCAGGAGGAGGAAGTCATTCGCTTTTGCCTGAAGGGACAGTATCCGGAAGGGAAACTGGTGATTGACCCCACGCTGATTTTCTCCAGCTATACCGGATCGGTAGCGGATAATTTCGGCTTCACAGCCACTTACGACAATGCAGGAAACCTCTATGCCGGCGGGCGTGTGTATGCCGCGGGTTATCCGGTGTTTGGGGCCTATCAGAGTTCCTTTCAGGGGATGTATGATGCTGCAATATCCAAATTCAACGCTTCGGGCACGCAGCTGATATATTCCACCTACCTCGGTGGCTCAGCAGGAGATCAGCCCCATTCCCTTGTGGTAAACAGTCAGGATGAGCTATTGGTATTGGGCACCACGGAATCCAACAATTTCCCTATAGTGCAGGCCACACAACCGACACCGGGAGGTGGCTATGATTTGTTTATCAGCCGTTTTAATGCAGCCGGCAACCAGTTACTTGCTTCCACCTACCTCGGGGGTGCAGGGGATGACGGATACAATGCGCTTGGACTGAATTACAATTATGGGGATGAGTATCGGGGGGAAATTTTTGTGGACTCTCTGGATCAGATTTTTGTGGCGAGCAATTCGGCCTCGGCCAATTTCCCGGTAACGGCAGGATGTTTTCAGAATGCGTTGTCGGGCACCCAGGATGGCATAGTGGGAAGTTTTTCACCCGACTTATTTTCGGTGCGATGGCTGACTTATCTGGGTGGAGCCAATCAGGATGCTGCTTATGGGGTGAAGGTAAGTGCATCGGGGAAAGTGCTGGTAACGGGAGGCACACTCAGTCCTGATTTTCCGGTAACTAGCGGGGCATTCCGGAGTACGCCCGGAGGCTCCATTGATGGATTTGCCAGTGTGTTCAGCAGCGATGGACAAAACCTGAATCATTCCACATTCATCGGCACTTCCGGGGAGGAGCAATCTTATTTTATTCAGACGGATGAAGATGGCGGAATTAACCTGTACGGACAGAGCACAGGATCCATGCCGATTGTGGGTTTTGGCGGAGGCACCCTGTACTTCAACACCGGAGGAAAACAATTTATTATTTGCCTGGATAGCACCCTGAGCACCAACCTGTTCAGTACTGTTTTTGGGGCAGGCAGGCAGGGTCCTGACATTTCCCCGACAGCTTTCCTGGTGGACCGTTGTGGCAATATTTACTGTTCGGGATGGGGGTGTCAGTTTCCGGGAACAGGAAATACCTCCAACCAGTTTCTGAATACCACAGGGCTTCCGGTAACAATGGGAGCATTGAAAGCCACTACCGACGGCACGGACTTTTACCTGATGGTATTGAAGAAGCATGCGACGGGTTTGCTGTATGGCACCTTTCTGGGTGGGAATATCAGCAAGGAACATGTGGACGGGGGCACCTCCCGTTTTTCGCCCCAGGGTATTGTGTATCATGCAGTATGTGCAGGATGCGGGGGCAATTCGGACTTCCCCACCACCAGCGGGGTTGTATCCAACACCAACAACAGCACCAACTGCAACCTTGCTGCCTTCAAAGTTGATTTTGAGCCCACCTCTTCTGCCGATTTCATCTGGCAGACCAGCTCCCTCTGTCCTCCATACTCGGTTCAGTTTACTTATCAGGGACTGGGTGCGGATCAGTATTCCTGGGATTTTGGCATGGGGCCGGGAGACACCTCCAATTTGCAGAATCCGGTGCAGGCATTTCCGGCCGACGGGACTTATGACATTCGCATGATTGCACGGGAATTTACCTGTATGGGGTCGGACACGGCAGTCAAAACCATAACTCTGGAGCAGCAGCCATTTGCGAGCTGGGCTCAGGAATATACCCTGTGCAATCCTGAAGTAAAATTTAGCTACACTGGTCCAACGGCTGATTCCTTGCGATGGGAACCGGAAAGTGGAACGGGAGGAACGGGCAACCCCGAACAGGTTATTTCCTTTCCGGGTGCCGGTCAGTATGTGCTCACGCTGATTGCCTGGGCGGGGGGGTGTGCCGATACGCTGCAGGATACTTTTCGGTTTGCTTCAGCACCTCCTGCCGCCTTTACCTGGGAGACAGACACCTGCAGCCGGGAAGCACGGTTCTTTTCCGGGGTATCTGATTCTCTGGATGTGATGTGGGATTTTGGAGACGGGGAAATATCGGATGCCAACAATCCGGTTCATCAGTTCCCGAAAATTGGGCAATTCCCGGTGCGGATGTATGTTCGGAGCGACAGCTGTACCACAGTTCTGGAGAAATCGGTGGATCTGGCCATTCCCATGGAGCAATTTCGGTTTCTGCCCAATGTGTTCACCCCTAACGGAGATGGATTTCATGATTTTTTCAGGCCGGAGTTAAAGAAACCGGAGCGATTTGAGATCAGCATTTGGGACCGCTGGGGTAATCTGATATGGTCTGCGAGGAATCCGGAATTATTCTGGGATGGGAAGGTGAACGGCAGGCCTGCTGAGTCCGGGGTTTATTTTTTCGTGATCAGCAGTTTAAATTGTATCGGGGTGCAGGAAACCCGTCAGGGCAGTGTGACGCTTTTGCGGTGAAATTGAGGGCAAAAAATCGGATAAATGGAGGATTCCTGCTAACTTTGTCTTCGGTTTTTTAA from Bacteroidia bacterium includes:
- a CDS encoding gliding motility-associated C-terminal domain-containing protein; amino-acid sequence: MFRFLLLRILVLLTVCTGVAGAHGSGGSEGFRAIENKGQWAAHIRYRASLKAGAAFFENYGIAFQLAHPEDLSHENQLRRDAAVRCHGLRLEYISTSPNCEAKGVGADAVRYHYFTGNDPGHFATDAQAHAQIVYPDIWPGVHLLWEEWAGHMRYTYTCQRVSDAASIGFRYMGADSVRIDSDGSLRIFTSVRTLTETPPVAWIVPTGQENEKIPVKIGFCQEEEVIRFCLKGQYPEGKLVIDPTLIFSSYTGSVADNFGFTATYDNAGNLYAGGRVYAAGYPVFGAYQSSFQGMYDAAISKFNASGTQLIYSTYLGGSAGDQPHSLVVNSQDELLVLGTTESNNFPIVQATQPTPGGGYDLFISRFNAAGNQLLASTYLGGAGDDGYNALGLNYNYGDEYRGEIFVDSLDQIFVASNSASANFPVTAGCFQNALSGTQDGIVGSFSPDLFSVRWLTYLGGANQDAAYGVKVSASGKVLVTGGTLSPDFPVTSGAFRSTPGGSIDGFASVFSSDGQNLNHSTFIGTSGEEQSYFIQTDEDGGINLYGQSTGSMPIVGFGGGTLYFNTGGKQFIICLDSTLSTNLFSTVFGAGRQGPDISPTAFLVDRCGNIYCSGWGCQFPGTGNTSNQFLNTTGLPVTMGALKATTDGTDFYLMVLKKHATGLLYGTFLGGNISKEHVDGGTSRFSPQGIVYHAVCAGCGGNSDFPTTSGVVSNTNNSTNCNLAAFKVDFEPTSSADFIWQTSSLCPPYSVQFTYQGLGADQYSWDFGMGPGDTSNLQNPVQAFPADGTYDIRMIAREFTCMGSDTAVKTITLEQQPFASWAQEYTLCNPEVKFSYTGPTADSLRWEPESGTGGTGNPEQVISFPGAGQYVLTLIAWAGGCADTLQDTFRFASAPPAAFTWETDTCSREARFFSGVSDSLDVMWDFGDGEISDANNPVHQFPKIGQFPVRMYVRSDSCTTVLEKSVDLAIPMEQFRFLPNVFTPNGDGFHDFFRPELKKPERFEISIWDRWGNLIWSARNPELFWDGKVNGRPAESGVYFFVISSLNCIGVQETRQGSVTLLR